One window of Oreochromis niloticus isolate F11D_XX linkage group LG23, O_niloticus_UMD_NMBU, whole genome shotgun sequence genomic DNA carries:
- the zar1 gene encoding zygote arrest protein 1, with the protein MATYGDEPVDTYFYSSYNPYMGRYSRPKDAGWKYKSYFSHYGDSSDAFNNHQRAQLKSILSQINPKLTPRLRKANTKDVAVQVNPKKDASVQCSIGPRTLLAMKRDFQRKRKQEPATPGSPKATGGVRYPRTLAVYSPIAYRSVTSFLVDENNNNKETSSETVQTGEPPGEPPEPSKDTEGKDEDSQAGEDEKTAKQPEQSKKPKPKQQARSEDAQPTAEDTKGKARVRFQFLEQKYGYYHCRDCNLRWESAYVWCVQGTNKVYFKQFCRKCQKEYNPYRVEDITCHTCNKARCCCAVTQRHVDPKRPHRQDLCGRCKGKRLSCDSTFSFKYII; encoded by the exons ATGGCAACATATGGTGACGAGCCAGTGGATACCTACTTCTATTCTTCTTACAATCCTTACATGGGCAGATACTCCCGGCCTAAAGACGCGGGGTGGAAATATAAAAGTTACTTCTCCCACTATGGAGACTCTTCTGATGCCTTCAACAACCACCAGCGCGCACAGCTGAAGTCCATCTTGTCCCAAATCAACCCCAAACTCACCCCGAGGCTCAGGAAGGCGAACACCAAGGATGTGGCAGTGCAGGTCAACCCGAAGAAGGACGCTTCGGTGCAGTGCTCCATTGGCCCGCGCACCCTTCTGGCTATGAAGCGGGACTTCCAGCGCAAAAGGAAGCAGGAGCCAGCGACGCCCGGCAGCCCCAAAGCGACGGGCGGTGTGCGTTACCCCCGCACCCTCGCCGTCTACTCCCCGATAGCATACAGGAGCGTCACCTCCTTCCTGGTCGAtgaaaataacaacaataagGAAACCTCCAGTGAGACGGTGCAGACCGGTGAGCCCCCGGGTGAGCCGCCCGAGCCCTCCAAGGACACCGAGGGGAAGGACGAAGACAGCCAGGCTGGAGAGGATGAAAAGACCGCAAAGCAACCAGAGCAGAGCAAAAAGCCCAAGCCCAAACAGCAGGCCAGGAGTGAGGATGCGCAGCCAACTGCGGAGGACACCAAGGGCAAAGCGCGTGTGCGGTTCCAG TTTCTGGAACAGAAATATGGATATTATCACTGCAGAGACTGCAATCTGCGATGGGAGAGTGCCTATGTGTGGTGTGTTCAGGGCACCAACAAG GTTTACTTCAAACAGTTCTGTAGAAAATGCCAAAAGGAATACAACCCATACCGTGTTGAGGACATCACGTGTCAT ACTTGCAACAAAGCGCGCTGTTGCTGTGCAGTGACACAACGACACGTCGATCCCAAACGACCCCACAGACAGGATTTGTGCGGCAGATGCAAAGGCAAGCGGCTCTCTTGCGACAGCACATTCAGCTTCAAGTACATCATCTAA